The sequence aaagaaaagaaaataagtgattttctgtttggtttcaGGCGAGTTCGCGATAGGATGTCTTTGATCCTGTTTCTTTTAGGAAACATTGCCTCTGTAGCTCTCTCTGGTACGTATAACATGGACACGTAGACAGTTTTAAATAGTCTTTTTATACAATAACTCATTCTCACGATCAATCGTGTCGCATCATATGTGTTTCGTTTAGATCTTGATAATGAAACAGGCCTGAATCTTGATTGTACCAACGACTTAGAGGATTTGATGTCTTGCCACTTTGACGCACAAAACTGCACTGAATACAATCTGACTCTGCGGAGCAACGATGGATATGGGTGAGTCACTGgtttctcctttttcctttgttcAAATCAGATCAATCGGATACAGTAATGATCCGTGTCACTATCGatttgaaatgtatttcaaaCAACTGAATCAGCCTGAGACGTAGCCTATAGTCATAGCATGTTGTATATGATGTTGTATTCAACAGGGAGCGGCGCTGCATTATCAAGCAGTGTGACACTGGACGGTGTTGTTGCTCTGTCAAAATGATACTTATACCAGGGGAGACTCATACAGCAACAGTTTTCAAAGGGGGCCAAAGTGTGGAGTCCAAAGTCATCAGCATCACAGCTAGTGGTGAGTTGACTATTTTAAAACTGTCCAACCCACAAAAGCCATTCTTCatataaacatttgtaaaatgtaatatttctctCAAAACAGGGAAATGACAGAAGCAAGAGTACTTTAAGTTACATTTTCCCTGCAGGGAATTTCATTCTCTGCATTGAGTTACTGTTTAAGTCCATAAATCTGCAGCTGCCAGAGACAGACTGCATGaacttttcctgtttctgttctaCAGTAAAGCCCAAAGCACCAACAATCATCTCAGTGAAGCGATCCAACGGGAATTTTAGAGTTGAGTGGACAGCAAACACTAACAGTAACAGTCTCAGAAGCAGATTGAGTGCTCAAGTGACTTACCATAAGAAGGGAGACACAAAAGAGGTAGGAGAAGTGTCATAAAACGGTGACTTTACAGATCTTTTAGTGTTTCAGTCTGCTTTTCAAACACTTCAAATAACAATGAGTGGCCATGCAGCTAAAATGCATGTGCTGTAGTAATGTGAATTTAGATGCATTGATGCATTTATATtgatgtactgtgtgtgttgaaggTTTTAAAACTTATTTGCATCCAACTACTGTCAGGTTGCTGTTTACCAGTTTAAATGTAGACTTCTACTTTGCCACTCAGTGATTATTATTTAACAATGGGTTGGTTGtagaaaaaagttaaagaaacTACGTTTTCaaaattctcattttatttcGTTTCTCTTCACCAGGTATCTGAAAATATCACAACAGCCGTAGTTGATGGACCAAATTACTATGAAATACTTGGTAAACACTTGGAGCCAAGTACAACATACCTGGTCAGCATGAAAAGCTACACAAGCATAAGTGGCCTGTTCAGTGACAGTAGTGAAGAGCATGAATTCAGAACTCGTGAGTGTTttctttacagtctttttgtcacttttcaagCATTTGACTGTGTAGGAGCCATGAATGGATTAATTGTGAAATTAGAATGAATTGCAAAGTAGTAATTTTGTGATGGTTTatattttgggttattttggttttattattgTACGATCACGGTGATTGATAATCAGGTCACTTGGATATGGGCGGTGATATTCCTATAGTTAATATAAGcacctgttcacctgcatgGCAGCtggtaagaaagagagagagggtgagtgGGGTGCCGTATTTTTTGTTGACCGCTGTTTTGCATCTGATCGCtgtgattattttcagtatatttTGTGCACGTTATAATAAGTTGATCTTTTCCATTAATAAAAgctattaaacatattttttgatcTCAGTGAATCTTTTTGGTAGTGTCTTAGACAATCAGCAAACAAGGCCCAacctctgtctctcagtgactttttactttgtttccaGTAGTCGCTACagactgtactgtactttttttaaatactaaaCATAACATTTTGGGGCTTTTAGATGCATCTCCAAAacagaaatctgttttcagtaCTGCGTTTACACATGACAAGAAGTGTATAATTTAATCCATTTATCCTactaaatttatttttttgtagaaTAAGATGCTGGACATCCTGTATAGTATTACAACATATACTAATTACACAATCATGGATTCGACCTCGACAGAAGTGATAATGTCTACAGCTGCAACATACTTACAGAGTTTTGAAAGTAACATAAACTGATATTGTGGGTGCTGTTAAAATAACCCAAATCTGGTTCAAGATTTGAAGCTGCACACCAATCTTGTCACTTCACAGCTGCATCCCGTCGCACCCTGCTCTTGGCTGTCATCATCTGCCTCAGTATTGCTGCAGTCATCATCGCCAATGTTACACTGGGCTGTTTTGAAATGTAAGTAATTTTGTCTGTTCCTTGTTTCCATGTAAGTACAATATTATAAAGCTGTAATTCCtctgttttgtaatgttttcagCAGTGGGATGAGTACCGGCTTCTCTTCTGCCATTATAGAACCTGCTGACATCAAGGCCGGCGTTCGGGATGCCCTCAGTAAAGCCTTCACCCACATTGGTCCAAGATCATCAGTGACAgcccctctgctcacagaatCAAACAAAGACAGTGATTTGCTCTCCGCTACCTACAATCCTTGTGTCACAGCTGATGACTTAAAGAATTCTCCTCAATCCACTGACTTTGACAACATGACCTATTTGATACGCATTCCCAGCTGTCAGATAATGATGAATAATTCTGAGATGTTTTGTGACTCTGTGTACCATCCCAGTGAAGGTGACATGATGACCTGTCCTGACAAGCAAGCACCAGTTTGTCCAGATCCTGTACAACAAAATATCATTTTACCAGCAGTGGTTTCATCTCTTATGCCAACAGACATGTCGTATCAGTGCAGTCCTGACAAGCAAGTACCAGTCCAGGATGGTCAATGTCTCTCTGATGACCAAAgaccttttctctctttcatctctgctAACCTGTCTATACCAATAATCACAGACAGTGACTATCACAGTGTGTAgtattgagtcatttttagGGAAATTCTGCTTTAATACACAAATCTGTAACATGACTGTTTTCAAGactgttttatacatttttctactCTCAGTAATCTGCTTTGCACCTTATGAAGGGTTAATTTTATAACTGTGTACAATGTTTTGACTTCTTGGCTACTTTTGATGTGAAAAgtacatcatgtttttttttattattatttattatatttaattttcttccTTCTTTAAAATTAACTGCTTCACATGACAACATGTGGAGCAGTTAATCTGTCACGTTTTACTGTAACTCTGCTTCCATCTGTTGATCTGAAAATGAATtcttaaatgattaatgaatCATTGACATGATTATCTTGTATAAatggctaaaataaaataaaataaaaaatcctttAAAGCAGGGGTTTTCAAGGTTTTCAGGTGGTCAATTCATGATTGATATTTAATCTCATAGACAATCACCAATTGAGCCAAGATAGATTGATATTGCTGTTCGACATACTTCAGACTACAGCCAATACATATAAAAGTTCTGTCTGAAGGCATTTATTAGTTTCTGACTCTGggaaagtgaaataaataaaattcccCAAAACTACTGTATCTCTGAACTATTGCTTTAATCAAATCACGCACATTTAGGCACTATTTAGCTatcaaaaatacacatttatccacaaattcactattttttaaaagttttatttggGTTGCtccatttacagtgttttactAAAATGTAGTGTCGGCTGAAGTGTGTACAGTACATCTTTTTCTGAGGAAACAGAAGTAGGACGCACTTCCCTTGAATCTGTGGCGCAACATTTCCAGCTAACAGCTTTCCAAAGAAAAAAGACGCATCAAACTGCACGACTCCTACAGTATGATCAGACTTGAGTTGGAGTGCTGTTTTCAAAGCATCGTTTCAGCATGAAGTTTAACAGGTGATCATGTTGTTGGAACTAGTTGTGTTACTTAAATCATGGAATTTTCtggattaaagaaaagaaaataagtgattttctgtttggtttcaGGCGAGTTCGCGATAGGATGTCTTTGATCCTGTTTCTTTTAGGAAACATTGCCTCTGTAGCTCTCTCTGGTACGTATAACATGGACACGTTGACAGTTTTAAATAGTCTTTTTATACAATTACTCATTCTCACGATCAATCTTGTCGCATCATATCTGTTTCGTACAGGGCTTGATAATGAAACAGGCCTGAATCTTGATTGTACCAACGACTTAGAGGATTTGATGTCTTGTGACTTTGATGCACAAAACTGCACTGAATACAATCTGACTCTGCGGAGCAACAATGGACAAGGGTGAGTTACTGgtttctcctttttcctttttcctttcccCAGATCAGATACAGTAATGATCCGTGTCACGATCGatttgaaatgtatttcaaaCAACTGAATCAGTCTGAGACGTAGCCTATAGTCACAGCATGTTGTATACGATGTTGTATTCAACAGGGAGCAGCGCTGCATTATCAAGCAGTGTGACACTGGACGATGTTGTTGCTCTGTCAAAATGATACTTGTACCAGAGGAGACTCATAACGCAACAGTTTTCAAAGGGGGCCAAAGTGTGGAGTCCAAATTCATCAGCATCACAGCTAGTGGTGAGTTGACTATTTTAAAACTGTCCAACCCACAAAAGCCATTCTTCatataaacatttgtaaaatgtaatatttctctCAAAACAGGGAAATGACAGAAGCAAGAGTACTTTAAGTTACATTTTCCCTGCAGGGAATTTCATTCTCTGCATTGAGTTACTGTTTAAGTCCATAAATCTGCAGCTGCCAGAAACAGACTGCATGaacttttcctgtttctgttctaCAGTAAAGCCCAAAGCACCAACAATCATCTCAGTGAAGCGATCCAACGGGAATTTTAGAGTTGAGTGGACGGCAAACACTAACAGTAACAGTCTCAGAAGCAGCTTGAGTGCTCGAGTGACTTACCATAAGAAGGGAGACACAAAAGAGGTAGGAGAAGTGTCATAAAACGGTGACTTTACAGATCTTTTAGTGTTTCAGTCTGCTTTTCAAACACTTCAAATAACAATGAGTGGCCATGCAGCTAAAATGCATGTGCTGTAGTAACGTGAATTTAGATGCATTGATGCATTTATATtgatgtactgtgtgtgttgaaggtttttaaacttatttacATCCAACTACTGTCAGGTTGCTGTTTACCAGTTTAAATGTAGACTTCTACTTTGCCACTCAGTGATTATTATTTAACAATGGGTTGGTTGtagaaaaaagttaaagaaactacattttcaaaattctcattttatttcGTTTCTCTTCACCAGGTATCTGAAAATATCACAACAGCCGTAGTTAATGGACCAAATTACTATGAAATACTTGGTAAACACTTGGAGCCAAGTACAACATACCTGGTCAGCGTGAAAAGCTACACAAGCATAAGTGGCCTGTTCAGTGACAGTAGTGAAGAGCATGAATTCAGAACTCGTGAGTGTTTTCTTTGCAgtctttttgtcacttttcaagCATTTGACTTAGTAGGAGCCATGAATGGATTAATTGTGAAATTAGAATGAATTGCAAAGTAGTAATTTTGTGATGGTTTatattttgggttattttggttttattattgTACGATCACGGTGATTGATAATCAGGTCACTTGGATATGGGCGGTGATATCCTATAGTTAATATAAGcacctgttcacctgcatgGCAGCtggtaagaaagagagagagggtgagtgGGTTgccgtttttttttgttgaccgCTGTTTTGCATCTGATCGCtgtgattattttcagtatatttTGTGCACGTTATAATAAGTTGATCTTTTCCATTAATAAAAgctattaaacatattttttgatcTCAGTGAATCTTTTTGGTAGTGTCTTAGACAATCAGCAAACAAGGCCCTacctctgtctctcagtgactttttactttgtttccaGTAGTCGCTACagactgtactgtactttttttttcttatactgttgtaaaagaaatgtaaaatacacacTTTAACACTGTATTTATCCTTCAGCCTTCGTCCATTAATACTGAGAACTgaagatagaaaaaaatgaaacaatttggGGCTTTTAGATACATctccaaaacaaaaatctgttttcagtacTGCTGTTACACATGACAAGAAGTGTATAATTTAATCCATCTTATTCTactaaatttaattttactaGGATAAGATGCTGGACATCCTGTATAGTATTACAACATATACTAATTACACAATCATGGATTCGACCTTGACAGAAGTGATAATGTCTACAGCTGCAACATACTTACAGAGTTTGGAAAGTAACATAAACTGACATTGTGGGTGCTGTTAAAATAACCCAAATCTGGTTCAAGATTTGAAGCTGCACACCAATCTTGTCACTTCACAGCTGCATCCCGTCGCACCCTGCTCTTGGCTGTCATCATCTGCCTCAGTATTGCTGCAGTCATCATCGCCAATGTTACACTGGGCTGTTTTGAAATGTAAGTAATTTTGTCTGTTCCTTGTTTCCATGTAAGTACAATATTATAAAGCTGTAATTCCtctgttttgtaatgttttcagCAGTGGGATGAGTACCGGCTTCTCTTCTGCCATTATAGAACCTGCTGACATCAAGGCCGGCGTTCAAGATGCCCTCAGTAAAGCTTTCGTCCACATTGGTCCAAGATCATCAGTGACTGCCTCTCTGCTCACAGAATCAAACAAAGACAGTGGTTTGCTCTCCGCTACCTACAATCCTTGTGTCACAGCTGATGACTTAAAGAATTC comes from Thunnus maccoyii chromosome 1, fThuMac1.1, whole genome shotgun sequence and encodes:
- the LOC121911612 gene encoding uncharacterized protein LOC121911612 isoform X1, with product MKSYTSISGLFSDSSEEHEFRTPASRRTLLLAVIICLSIAAVIIANVTLGCFEISGMSTGFSSAIIEPADIKAGVRDALSKAFTHIGPRSSVTAPLLTESNKDSDLLSATYNPCVTADDLKNSPQSTDFDNMTYLIRIPSCQIMMNNSEMFCDSVYHPSEGDMMTCPDKQAPVCPDPVQQNIILPAVVSSLMPTDMSYQCSPDKQVPVQDGQCLSDDQRPFLSFISANLSIPIITDSDYHSV